The following coding sequences are from one Fundidesulfovibrio magnetotacticus window:
- a CDS encoding 4Fe-4S dicluster domain-containing protein, with product MNVIRLSESQDEGFKSHVRKESGQDLARCYQCGNCTAGCPFTFAYDIPVSQIMRLVQAGQKEQVLTCRSIWLCASCQSCTTRCPNKIDVAHVMDTLRHMARREGHDTEFAVKAFVDSFLESVEKNGRAFEMGLMVRYALKTGRFWTGADLAPKLVPRGKLSPVPHKVKNPGAIAAIFERYRQECGK from the coding sequence ATGAACGTGATCCGTCTGAGCGAGTCCCAGGACGAGGGCTTCAAGTCCCACGTCCGCAAGGAATCCGGGCAGGACCTGGCGCGCTGCTACCAGTGCGGCAACTGCACGGCCGGATGCCCCTTCACCTTCGCCTACGACATCCCGGTGAGCCAGATCATGCGTCTGGTCCAGGCGGGGCAGAAGGAACAGGTGCTCACCTGCCGCTCCATCTGGCTGTGCGCGTCGTGCCAGTCGTGCACCACGCGCTGCCCCAACAAGATCGACGTGGCCCACGTCATGGACACCCTGCGCCACATGGCCAGGCGCGAGGGCCACGACACCGAATTCGCCGTGAAGGCCTTCGTGGACAGCTTCCTCGAATCCGTCGAGAAGAACGGCCGCGCCTTCGAGATGGGCCTCATGGTGCGCTACGCCCTCAAGACCGGCCGCTTCTGGACCGGCGCGGACCTGGCCCCCAAGCTGGTCCCCAGGGGCAAGCTCTCCCCCGTTCCCCACAAGGTGAAGAACCCCGGAGC
- the gltA gene encoding NADPH-dependent glutamate synthase — protein MSAPAENSSKKAKTPRTPMPEQPAAQRVTNFTEVALGYTAELAAKEAARCIQCKKPLCVKGCPVEINIPGFIKKLAEGDLEGSYKVIRDTNSLPAVCGRVCPQETQCEGSCILGKKGEPVAIGRLERYVADTFMASDACEQLTGAHACAMEREGLKVACIGAGPASLTVAGYLSALGIKVHVYEALHEVGGVLVYGIPEFRLPKAIVRKEIDAMRAQGVEFHTNWVGGKTVTVPDLFEQGFNAVFIGVGAGLPRFLRVPGENFIGVFSANEYLTRVNLGRAYDFPNHDTPAYTGRNVAVFGAGNVAMDAARTAKRLGAERVMIVYRRTENEMPARLEELHHAKEEGIELMCLNAPVTFEADEKGWLKSITVQKMRLGEPDDSGRCSPIACEGEFCDIPCDMAIIAVGTGSNPLMAQTTPGLALNKWGYITVDEETGETSIPNVFAGGDIVTGAATVISAMGAGRRAAKEIAKRLLA, from the coding sequence ATGTCTGCACCTGCGGAAAATAGCTCCAAGAAGGCCAAGACCCCCCGCACGCCCATGCCGGAGCAGCCGGCGGCCCAGCGCGTCACGAACTTCACCGAGGTGGCCCTGGGCTACACCGCCGAGCTGGCCGCCAAGGAGGCCGCGCGCTGCATCCAGTGCAAGAAGCCCCTGTGCGTGAAGGGCTGCCCCGTGGAGATCAACATCCCCGGCTTCATCAAGAAGCTCGCCGAGGGCGACCTGGAGGGCTCCTACAAGGTCATCCGCGACACCAACTCCCTGCCCGCCGTGTGCGGCCGCGTCTGCCCCCAGGAGACCCAGTGCGAGGGCTCCTGCATCCTGGGCAAGAAGGGCGAGCCCGTGGCCATCGGCCGCCTGGAGCGCTACGTGGCCGACACCTTCATGGCCTCCGACGCCTGCGAGCAGCTCACCGGCGCGCACGCCTGCGCCATGGAGCGCGAGGGCCTCAAGGTGGCCTGCATCGGAGCCGGCCCGGCCAGCCTCACGGTGGCGGGCTACCTCTCGGCCCTGGGCATCAAGGTGCACGTCTACGAAGCCCTGCACGAGGTGGGCGGCGTGCTCGTCTACGGCATCCCCGAGTTCCGCCTGCCCAAGGCCATCGTGCGCAAGGAGATCGACGCCATGCGCGCCCAGGGCGTGGAGTTCCACACCAACTGGGTGGGCGGCAAGACCGTCACCGTGCCCGACCTCTTCGAGCAGGGCTTCAACGCCGTGTTCATCGGCGTGGGCGCGGGCCTGCCCCGGTTCCTGCGCGTGCCGGGCGAGAACTTCATCGGCGTGTTTTCGGCCAACGAATACCTCACCCGCGTGAACCTGGGCCGCGCCTACGACTTCCCCAACCACGACACCCCCGCCTACACCGGCCGCAACGTGGCCGTGTTCGGCGCGGGCAACGTGGCCATGGACGCCGCGCGCACGGCCAAGCGCCTGGGCGCGGAGCGCGTGATGATCGTCTACCGACGCACCGAGAACGAGATGCCCGCCCGCCTGGAGGAACTCCACCACGCCAAGGAGGAGGGCATCGAACTCATGTGCCTCAACGCCCCCGTCACCTTCGAGGCCGACGAGAAGGGCTGGCTCAAGTCCATCACCGTGCAGAAGATGCGCCTGGGCGAACCCGACGATTCGGGCCGCTGTTCCCCCATTGCCTGCGAGGGAGAATTCTGCGACATCCCCTGTGACATGGCGATCATCGCGGTGGGCACGGGCTCGAACCCCCTCATGGCCCAGACCACCCCGGGACTCGCCCTGAACAAGTGGGGATACATCACCGTCGACGAGGAGACGGGCGAGACCTCGATACCCAACGTCTTCGCGGGCGGCGACATCGTCACCGGCGCGGCCACGGTCATCTCGGCCATGGGCGCCGGACGGCGCGCCGCCAAGGAAATCGCGAAGCGGCTGCTCGCGTAG